The Pectobacterium wasabiae CFBP 3304 DNA segment CACCATCAGTCGTGTGGCTGAATCAACGCATCCAGATTATCAGGTTGGTGACTGGGTATTGTCCTACAGCGGTTGGCAGGATTATGTGCTTTCCGATGGTAAAGGATTAACCAATCTGGGGCAGTCGCCCACCAATCCTTCTTATGCGCTGGGTGTTCTCGGTATGCCGGGCTTTACGGCGTATATGGGGCTGACGGATATCGGCCAGCCGAAAGCGGGCGAAACGCTGGTGGTTGCCGCTGCGACCGGGCCGGTAGGCGCGACGGTCGGCCAGGTCGGGAAACTGAAAGGCTGCCGGGTCGTTGGCGTAGCGGGTGGGGAGGAGAAGTGTCGCTACGTGGTTGAGGTGCTAGGGTTTGATGTGTGTCTCGACCACCGAGCGGATGATTTTGCCGAACAACTGAAACAGGCTTGCCCACAGGGCATCGATATCTATTTTGAAAACGTCGGCGGGAAAGTTTTTGACGCGGTGCTGCCGCTGCTGAACGCCTCGGCGCGTATTCCGGTGTGCGGATTAGTCTCTGGCTACAATGCGACAGGGCTGCCTGATGGACCTGACCGCTTATCACTGCTGGCAGGGACTATCCTGAAAAAACGCATTCGCATGCAGGGCTTCATTATCTTTGATGATTATGGCCATCGCTTTGACGAATTCTGGAAAGCGGTGTCGCCGTGGGTTGCGCAAGGCAAGATCAAGTATCGGGAAGAAATTGTCGACGGTCTGGAAAACGCCCCAGAGGCCTTTATCGGCCTGCTACACGGTCGCAACTTTGGCAAATTAGTGGTCAGAGTCGGGCCGGATGCATAGCAACAAATGCGCACTGGCGTTGACGGAAAACGAGTTGGCGTAAAAATTGCCTGATCCCCTGCGTCATTGTTGCGGGGGAGAAGGTCAATGCATCCTGATTCTGCGTCATTTCGCGTGCGGCCATTGCAGCCGTGGTTTGTCATCAACGCGGCGGAAGATTACCTGAAGAAAAACGTCAGCCAGTCGCCGATTGCCCATTTTTACAGTTTTACGGTCGATCGCGCCGAATCGATGACGCTGGCTGTGCCGGATGGCAGCGTCGATCTGTTGTTGCACTGCTGTCCTGATGCACCAAGTGGGCGCGTTTGCGGCAGTACCGCATCGGCGCAGATTACCCGCCTGATGCCGGGAGAGCGCTATTTTGGCGTGCGCTTTATGCCGGGGATTATGCCCGCGTTTCTCGACCTGTCGCCGGGGGAGCTGGCGGGGCAGGAGATCCCTTTTGATGAGGTTGCACCTGATACCCCGCGCTTGCTGAGACGGCTGGTGAACAGCCATGATTTTAACGAACAGGTCAGCTTGTTTCTGCACTACTTTTCCTACTGGACGAACCGCTCGGCACCGCCGCTATTGCTGCAAATCATCGATCTGATTATGGCCCACGACGGTAAAATCAGAGTCGATGAACTGGAGCGAAAAACGCTCTATTCTGCTCGTTATATTCACCGTTTATTTCATGATAACTGCGGTATGTCGCCCAAAACGTTCTGCCGCACGATTCGTTTTCAGCGGGCGCTTGCGTTGCTCAATCAGGGCAATATCGACAACCTAACCACGCTGGCTCAGCGCCTTGAATACGCCGATCAATCGCATTTCTTCCGTGAATTCAAAGCATTTACCTCCTGTTCGCCGCAGCACTATCTGGCACGGTTACAGGCTGTGCGCTATCAGTATCGTATCCGCCAGTGCTGAATCCGCTGTGATGACGCCAGCGCGAAGATACCTCCTATCCTATGCCGCTTTTTTTGGGGCAATCTGCACCAAAAAGAGGCTATTACTGCACCGTAGCATGTGCCGATTTATTCTATTTTCCCCGCCTTACCCCTTGCTATAAACGTTTCACACCGTGCGCTATCGCACATTTCTCTTGTGAACGTTGTGAGGTTTTTTATGGCACAGGCAAAAGACATCGTACCGGGTTTTTACACCATTGATGACGCGATCGCACTGGATGGCGAGACCACCCGCGCGCTGCAATTAACCCACCTGAACCGCATGCGCTCTCTGGACGGTCATGCCAAATACTTTGTTCGAGCAGAAGGTAGCACCTTCAT contains these protein-coding regions:
- a CDS encoding NADP-dependent oxidoreductase, with the translated sequence MPQTDRINRRVVLAQRPHGAPTQDNFRLEQQAVPLVETGQVLLRTVFLSLDPYMRGRMSDAPSYAKPVELNDVMVGGTISRVAESTHPDYQVGDWVLSYSGWQDYVLSDGKGLTNLGQSPTNPSYALGVLGMPGFTAYMGLTDIGQPKAGETLVVAAATGPVGATVGQVGKLKGCRVVGVAGGEEKCRYVVEVLGFDVCLDHRADDFAEQLKQACPQGIDIYFENVGGKVFDAVLPLLNASARIPVCGLVSGYNATGLPDGPDRLSLLAGTILKKRIRMQGFIIFDDYGHRFDEFWKAVSPWVAQGKIKYREEIVDGLENAPEAFIGLLHGRNFGKLVVRVGPDA
- a CDS encoding helix-turn-helix domain-containing protein, which produces MHPDSASFRVRPLQPWFVINAAEDYLKKNVSQSPIAHFYSFTVDRAESMTLAVPDGSVDLLLHCCPDAPSGRVCGSTASAQITRLMPGERYFGVRFMPGIMPAFLDLSPGELAGQEIPFDEVAPDTPRLLRRLVNSHDFNEQVSLFLHYFSYWTNRSAPPLLLQIIDLIMAHDGKIRVDELERKTLYSARYIHRLFHDNCGMSPKTFCRTIRFQRALALLNQGNIDNLTTLAQRLEYADQSHFFREFKAFTSCSPQHYLARLQAVRYQYRIRQC